In a single window of the Plectropomus leopardus isolate mb unplaced genomic scaffold, YSFRI_Pleo_2.0 unplaced_scaffold29555, whole genome shotgun sequence genome:
- the LOC121938458 gene encoding kin of IRRE-like protein 1: MAWPRYRVLRVQELGQYNLEILSADLSDDSLYECQAPDAALRSRRAKLTVLIPPDDPVIDGGPEVLLNAGESYNLSCVSRGAKPPSMIEWLKDGLPVEGAASTT; the protein is encoded by the exons ATGG cgTGGCCCAGGTACCGTGTCCTGCGTGTGCAGGAGCTGGGCCAGTACAACCTGGAGATCCTGTCAGCTGATCTGTCCGATGACTCTCTGTACGAGTGCCAGGCCCCTGATGCCGCCCTGAGGTCCAGGAGGGCCAAGCTCACCGTCCTCA TCCCCCCAGACGACCCGGTGATCGATGGGGGTCCGGAGGTGCTGCTGAATGCGGGGGAGTCCTACAACCTGAGCTGCGTGTCTCGAGGGGCCAAACCGCCTTCTATGATCGAGTGGCTTAAAGACGGTCTGCCTGTGGAGGGGGCCGCCAGCACCACT